A stretch of Christensenellaceae bacterium DNA encodes these proteins:
- a CDS encoding aminotransferase DegT, with product MIKLIKPYISFEEVEKEFREIFDSGILTRGKYSVEFPKKMCEYIGAKHSFNATSATTALAACLEILNIGSGDEVVVSDFSFPATVNVVEACGATPVFADVSLETYNMLPEELERKITAQTKAVIFVCALGNPSGLDKVSEICKAHDIPLINDAACAIGSSIDGIKIGNLADLECFSFHPRKLLTAGEGGAITTNNDEYAEKLNVKLAHGAVLKDGKMDFITYGYNYRLPELQCLMLIKQLEKLNEIVKERIAIQKALTEQISEAGYTAQKCADNAIHNIQSLVFTVPERVKRDQLVQSLKDREIESTIGTYCLSNCSYYKEKYNSVQPNALYLEQNTITLPCYAGVDTDKIAAAILKEI from the coding sequence ATGATTAAGTTGATAAAGCCGTATATCAGTTTTGAAGAAGTGGAAAAGGAATTCAGGGAAATATTCGACAGCGGAATCCTTACTCGCGGGAAATATTCTGTTGAATTTCCCAAAAAAATGTGTGAATATATCGGAGCTAAGCACAGTTTTAATGCTACATCGGCAACAACAGCGCTTGCCGCCTGTCTGGAGATACTGAATATTGGAAGCGGGGACGAAGTGGTTGTATCAGATTTTTCTTTTCCTGCGACAGTAAATGTTGTGGAAGCGTGTGGAGCGACTCCTGTGTTCGCGGATGTGAGCCTGGAAACATACAATATGCTTCCGGAAGAACTGGAAAGAAAGATTACGGCACAAACAAAAGCGGTCATTTTTGTTTGTGCTTTGGGAAATCCGTCGGGCTTAGATAAAGTTTCTGAAATATGCAAAGCGCATGATATTCCTTTAATCAATGACGCCGCCTGCGCAATCGGTAGTTCTATAGATGGCATAAAAATAGGTAATTTAGCTGATTTGGAATGTTTTAGTTTTCATCCGCGCAAATTGTTGACAGCAGGAGAAGGTGGCGCGATCACGACAAACAATGATGAATACGCGGAAAAGCTGAACGTAAAATTGGCGCATGGGGCGGTCCTGAAAGATGGAAAAATGGATTTTATCACATACGGCTATAACTACAGACTGCCGGAATTGCAATGCCTGATGCTGATCAAACAACTGGAAAAATTAAATGAAATCGTTAAGGAGCGTATTGCAATACAAAAAGCGCTGACTGAGCAAATCAGCGAAGCAGGGTATACTGCTCAAAAATGTGCGGATAATGCGATTCACAATATACAAAGTCTGGTGTTTACAGTGCCGGAAAGGGTAAAACGCGATCAATTGGTACAATCTTTGAAAGATAGGGAAATTGAAAGTACGATAGGAACTTATTGTTTGTCAAATTGTAGTTATTATAAGGAAAAGTACAACAGCGTCCAGCCGAATGCGCTGTATCTGGAGCAAAACACGATTACCTTGCCGTGTTATGCAGGGGTGGATACGGATAAAATCGCGGCGGCGATCTTAAAAGAAATATGA